The region GTGGTGTTTTATTGAATTGTTGTTTTTCTAAATCAAAATAGTTCAATCCACCACCCCAGGTACCGAACCATAATTTTTGTCCCGACTTTTCGAGGCACAAAATATTTTCATGGGTATAATTTTGTTCCCTTCCATAATGCACTATTTCGCGACTCTTCCTGTTAAATACCGCTAAGCCTTCACCAATGGTGCCTATCCAGATTTTCTCGAGCGATTCTTCCGCAAAACAAAAAATGGTATTGGTCCGCAAACCTTTTGCATCGTAACTGTCGGTATTAATGTGATTGAATTTACCGATGCTTCGGTGATAAACCGTAATTCCATACGTATCGGTTCCCAACCACATGGAGTGCGCTTTGTCTTCGTATAAAACGCGGACAAAATTATCGCGCATCGAAAAGGGATTTTTCTCAATGGCTTTTACGACTCGAAAATTATCTTTTTCGGGATCATATAAATCAATTCCATCGGCAGTGGCAATCCATAACTGACCAATATGGTCTTCTAAAATGGAAGTGACCCTCCGGCTCGATAAGGAATGTTCATCGTGTTCGTCGTTAAAATAGTAGGTGTATTTATTAGTGGCCCGGTCGTATTTGGCGAGGTAACCTCCGTCATATCCGATCCATAAATTCCCGTTGCTGTCCTCATAAATAGCTCTGATACGATTACTGTTCTCCACTACATAGTCGCCCTTCGCATCCAGATCCGAATGATCTTTAAACGACTGCGTTTTTAAATCGTAGGATAACAATCCCGAACGTGTAGTTCCAATCCACAACACGCCATTCCTATCCTGATACAAGGTTCTTATCTGATCATTTTTAATCACCTTGGAAGGATTGTTAGGGTTCACCATTTCATCGAGATACCGCTGGAATTTTCCGGTGGAAATGGTGAAGAGATGCAATCCGTTATCGGTACCGATCCACAGCGAATTCTCATCGTGTTGAACAATGGATGTAATATTATCCGAATGAAGAGCGGATTCGTTGCGTGGATCTGCACGGTACGAATCGAATTTGTTAAAGTATTTATCGTAACGGTTTAAACCACCTTCCAAGGTACCTACCCAGAGAATGCCTTTGTTGTCGACATACAAACAATTAATCCAGTTATCCGATAATGTGCGTTCAATTTCGGGATTGTGTTTAAACACAGTGATTTCTCTTCCATTATACCGGTTTAATCCATCATCTGTTCCAAACCATAAAAAACCATCTTTATCTTCCGTAATTGCATTGACCCGACTTTGCGATAATCCTTGTTCTTTACCAATATGCTTGAATTTAAATTCCTGAGCATAGGTGTTCAGTTGAACCACAAACAGAATTAGGACAAAAATCGATTTCCTCATTTACAGAAAACTTTGAATGGCCAATTCGTATGATTTTAATCCAAAACCAAGTATTACCCCTTTGCAGTTTTTTGCCAAAAGGGAATGATGGCGGAATTCTTCACGGGCGTGAACATTGCTGATGTGGACTTCAATAACCGGAGTTGAAATGGAAGCAATCGCATCCGCGATGGCCACGGAAGTATGGGTATATCCACCGGCATTTAAAATGATGCCATCTGCTTGTCCAAATCCAAATTCATGAAGTTTATTGATAATTTCTCCTTCAATGTTGCTTTGAAAATAGAGAATTTCATGCGCAGTAAAACGACTCCTTAATTCAGGAAGATATTCCTCGAAGGACTTATCGCCATAAACAGAAGTTTCGCGTTGACCCAACAAATTGAGATTGGGACCATTTACGATGAGTAGCTTCATAGTATAAATATAGCACTATTCCCCAATTTTGCATTGAACCAATAAAAATGTAACCTTTTCAGAAGAATAACGATATTCATGCTATGAACTGGCAGGTAGCAATAAGGGGATTCCAATCCTATCTTCGACTGGAAAAATCACTTTCGGTCAATTCTATCGATGCCTATGAAAACGATGTAAGAAAGCTTCAGGAATGGACCGAATTAAAAGGGAATAAGCTGTTTCCCGATGAAATCAGACTCAGCGATCTTCAGGAGTTTGTAGCTTATATCAACGAATTGGGATTGTCCGCCACCAGCCAGAGCCGGATTCTTTCCGGAATTCGTGCTTTTTATCGTTATCTGTTGCTGGAAAATGAAATTAAGTCGGATCCAACCGAATTGTTGGATATGCCCAAAACCGGCAGGAAATTACCGGATACACTCAGCTACGAGGAAATACAAAAAATTATCGATGCCATCGATCGCAGTTTGGCCGACGGTGAACGAAATAAGGCTATCATTGAGGTGTTATACAGTTGTGGATTGCGGGTAAGTGAATTGACCGATCTGCGATTATCCAATATTTATTTTAACGAAGGTTTCATTCGTGTTATTGGTAAAGGAGATAAAGAACGACTGGTACCGATTGGTCGACTGGCCCTGGAACAAATTCTTCGCTATAAAGAACAATTGCGCGATCATCTTAAGATCGTTAAAGGCAATGAAGATCATGTCTTTCTAAATCAACGCGGCTCTGCAATTTCAAGGGTGTATGTGTTTACTATGATTAAAGCACTTTGTCTGAAAGCCGGAATCAGGAAGAAAATTAGTCCACATACTTTTCGCCATTCCTTTGCCACCCATCTGGTTGAAAATGGAGCCGATTTAAGGGCGGTTCAGGAAATGCTTGGTCATGAAAGCATCACCACAACGGAAATATACACCCATCTCGACCGAAACTTCCTCAAGGATACGCTATTGAGTTTTCATCCACGCTCAGGGAAATAAATCCACAATAATCGAACGCTTTTTGAGTTTGTTTGTACAGCTCTAAAAGTCTTTCTATGCCTCGCCTCCTCATTCTCCTTATTGTTGCCTTTCCTCTTTCGTTTCAACTCATACCTGAAAAAAAGGAACCGCGTATTGAAGTTGCAATAGAATCAAAACAATCAAAGGCCATAGATACCATAGTGCCATTAACAGATACCTTAAAAAATTATCCGGAATTAAAAGTAAAGGATCCTCAAAGTGGCAAAAAGAGCGAATTAAGGGTGTCAACATTAAATGTTGATGTGAAGGTCAGCGGTAATTTTGCAACGACCACCTTTGATATGTTGTTCTATAATGAAACCGACCGTGTCCTGGAAGGTGAATTAATTTTTCCACTGGGTGATGGTCAAACCATCTCGCGATTTGCGTTGGACGTAAACGGAAAATTACGTGAAGGCGTTGTGGTGGAAAAGGAAAAAGGACAACAGGTTTTTGAGTCGACCATTCGCAGAAAAGTGGATCCGGGATTATTGGAGCATGTGCAGGGTAACAGTTATAAAGCAAGAGTATATCCCATTCCCGCAAAAGGAAATAAACGACTTGTTATTGCATTTGAACAGAATCTGAATTACGATGGAAAAGAGTGGATTTATTTATTGCCCATGCAGTATCCCTATTCCATTGATGAATTCCATTTAAAAACAGAGGTCGTTCAACAGGAAATAGAGCCCATTCCTTATCAAAATGAATTGGCCAATATGAGTTTCAAAAAAATCCGAAGCAGTTACTTGGCTGAAGTAAATGAAAAAGATTATAAAGCAAATCAACAAATTGGATTCGCTATTCCTACTGACAAGGATCGACAGATCTATACTTCCACACAGAATAATGAAAATTATTTTTGTGCCATTTTGCATCCGAATTTACCCGAAGTAAAACGCAATCCTGTTTCGTCTACCTTGTTGGTTTGGGATGTTTCCACCAGTGGTGAAAAGCGGGATCATGCCAAAGAATTTGCACTTCTGGATAAGTATTTCAAACACCACCAAAACCTGGTTGTTTATCCCGTTTTATTTGCACATGAAATCATTGATAAAGGAAAAAGTTTTAGAATCGTTAATGGAAACTGGAATGAATTACGTTTATTTCTAAGTTCGCTTTCCTATGATGGAGCCAGTTCAATGGGCTGTTTAAATTTTCAGGATTTCAAACTCGGAAACCGATATTCGGATGAAGCTTTATTGTTTAGTGATGGCTTATCCAATTTTTCAGAAAGCAATCCCAGTCTTTCCTCCTATCCTGTTTCCACGATCATCACTTCTCAAAATGCCGATCACGGAGTGATGAAAAAAATCGCACTTAGCAGTGGAGGATCGTGCATCAATTTAATGACGGAGACCGTTGAAAGCGGATTGAACAAAATGATCCATTCGGATTACAGAATTAAATCCATTGTTTCTTCCGATAAATCTGTTTACGACGTAGCCGGTATCAGTACTATTATTACGGAAAATACGCTGATCATAAGCGGAAAATACAATGGAAACCGAACCATGTTTACGCTGGTTTTCCAGGCGGGTAATCAAGCTGAAATTCCATTTATTGTTACACTGAATGGAGTAAACCAGCAAAGTGAAATGGATATACAGCGGATTTGGTCATGGAAAAAATTTGAGGATTTAGAGCTTTTAAATCCGGAAAACAAAAAAGAAAATGCTGCATTTGCTAAGGAGAATAAATTAGTTACTCCCTATACCTCACTCATTGTATTAGATGAACTGGAAGATTATGTTCAACACCGGATCGTTCCTCCTATTGAACTTCAAACAGAATACTGGAAAATGGTAGAAAGTGAAGTTAAAGCTCAAAATGATGCCAAGGAAAGTCACATGGAAGCCGTTGTTCAAATGTTCCTTCAACGTCTCGAATGGTGGAATACTGATTTCAGCAAACAGAAAAAAGAAACGACAAGCACCAAGGTAGTAGAACATGAAATAAATGAAGAATCCGCTTCAGAAGGAGTTTCGATGGATTCCATTTCCTTTTCTCAAGGAAGATTGGAGGGAATATCGAATAATGTAAACGCAAATAATGTTACCGTGTCGGGTACTTATTCTATTCAGGTGACCGATGCAAATGGGGCTACAGCGTTTGGATTTAGTACTGGAGATGGATCAGACCTGGATATTGGTTTTAAAAACAAACAAGGCTACAGCGGAACCACCACACTGGATGAATGGAACCCGGATATGCCTTATTTGAGAGAAATCAAAAAAGCTTCGGAGGGCACACTGTACTCGACCTATTTAAAACAAAAAGCTGAGCACGGAAATTCACCTGCATTTTATATTGATGTTTCCGATTATTTTATTTCCCTGGGCAAAAAACAAGAAGCGCTCCGAGTGCTTTCGAATGTAGTTGAAATTGAATTGATGAATTATAAATTCATGCGGATTCTTGCCCATCGTTTGTTGCAACTGGGTTATGTCGATTATTCCATTGCTCTTTTCAGAAAAGTATTAGAGATTCGTCCCGAAGAACCCCAATCCTATCGCGATCTGGCTCTTGCCCTGGAGCGAAAAGGTGAATACAATGAGGCCATTGCTTTATTGTATCATATCGTGGAAAATCCCTGGGATGGACGTTTCCCCGAAATTGAATTAATCGCGTTGGAAGAATTAAATTCCATCGCTGCACGTTATCCGAAATCAAATGTGAGCAAGGTTCAGGAAAAACTACGTAAAGCCATGCCTTGCGATATTCGTGTGGTGGTTACCTGGGATACGGATAATTGTGATCTCGATTTATGGGTGACCGATCCAAATGGTGAATTGTGTAAATATGATCATTCCAGAACGGCAATGGGAGGATTAATCAGTCGCGATTTTACAGGTGGGTACGGACCCGAGGAGTTCCTTTTAAAGAAGGCTACCAAAGGGAAATATAAAGTCCAGATTAACTATTACGGAACCTCAGAACAAACCTTAACCGGACCGGCCACCATTCAGGTGAAAATGATCCGATCGTTCGGTACGCCGTTCGAAAAAACGACAGAAGTCACCAGAAGATTATCTACAGCTAAAGAAGTGGTAGATATCGGAAGTTTCGAATATTGATTAATAGTTAATGGGAATTCCGGATGCCTTCAAGGGTGAAAGGAATTCGGCCAAATTTTTCTCGCTTGGAAAAAAGAGCTGAAGAGAAAGTAGATCTCTGTTTTCCTTTTGATGGAAGATAAGCGTTAATATTTTTCCGTTGCTTCCTTTATAAGAATGAAAACCTTCGTCTTTAATGTTGACTTCCGAATACAAACCGAAATAATAATTAACCACTTCCCCGTTTTGCTCAAGAATGATTTCTTCAGCGGATAATAAAAGTTTTCCTGCATGATAAATCTTTCCGGCGCGAACGAAAAAAAAGAGACCTGTTAAGGCAAAAACCATTACCATTCCCATTAAGATAACTCCTGCAGAATAGGACAAGTTGGGAGCGGTAGAAAGAAGAAAAAACAAAGTCATGGCTGCCACAATAAATCCTGCGGCATACATTATTTTACTTCGTTTGTGCTGATCGATTGAAACGAGTTCAAATTCCATTACGGATTTGTTTTAATCCAGTTGTATTGGAATTCATAATTGCGGAAATCTTCGGCAATCCAGATATAGGTTCCGAATATTTTTCCTTTCACCCATTTTTCGACTTCCTTATTATGCTTATCGTTTTGCGTAGCGTTTTGCAATAACTGATAATCATCGGTAAGATTAGCTCGATGTGGAGCTGTTCGTTTATTCAGTTTTAAAATTCTGAATCCTTGTTTTCCATCACCGGAGGTGTACGGAACAGGCAAAGAAATTTCGCCTTCTTTCATTCGATCCAGCGTCAGAAATAATTGAGGATCTAAATCGGTCACATCAAATCGCGTATCGCCGTTGACGGGGTTCGATACTACTCCTCCATTTTGTTTGGTGTCCTTATCGTCGCTATATTTTGCAACGGCATCTAAGAATGAAATTTCCTTATTCATGATGCTGTGATACACCGAATCGAGTTTAGCACTGGCTTTACGCATATCCATACTTGAAACTTTGGGAACATATAAAATGTGTCGACCCTTATATTCATCGCCGCGGCGTTGGATTAATTGCATAAAATGATAACCATAATCGGTTTCAAACACTTCAGAAAACTCACCATCTTTTAAACGGAAAGCAATGGCATCGAATTGGGGTACAAACGTACCGCGTGGAATAAAATCCCATTCACCGCAACGTGAACGTGATCCGGGATCATCGGAGTCGAGTGCTTCAACGCAGAAGGAGCAATCGCCTTTCATAATGCATTGACGCACCTTTTCGAGTTTCTCTTTAATGCGTTTTTTTTCCTCAGACGTTACTACTGGAATTATCGTGATTTGCGAGAATTCTACCTGAGAATTAATCAGTGGCAGACTGTCCTTCGGTATTTTTTTATAAAACTCACGGATATCCTGAGGTGTCACTTTTAAATTCTCTGTAATTTTTCTCTCCATCGCTTGCGATAAAAGTTTATCCTTTACCATGGGGTAAAACTCTTCTTTAATTTCAGCCACGCTTTTACCGTAAAATTCCTCCAGTTTTTTTCTTCCTCCAATCTGATTTTCGAAAAAGCGGATTCTACCTTCCAGTTCATTTTGAATTTGTGCTTCTGTCACTTCCAGTGAATCGATTTCAGCATGATGAATTAACAACCGTTCGTACAATAATTGATCAAGGATTAAGCCTTTTCCATTTGGACCGAGATTAAAACCTTGGGAAAGCGCCTGGATTCTTTGCATCTCAACTTCGGAATACAAAATAGGATGATCGCCAACCACGGCAATAACACGGTCGATATTCTGTGTTTGTGCCGAAAGTTTCAAGGTGGAAATCACCATGACAAGGAAAAAAAGTAATTTATTTCTCAACATAATTTTTAATCTCAGTTTGCGCCGCATTTAATAATTCAATCCGCATTTTCCGAACAATTTCAGTTGTTCTTGCATTCAATATCCTGGCTTTAATGTTATCCCGTTCAAATGAAATGGGAGAAACTTCATCCTTTAAACTATAATCGTAAATGGTAAGGAAATACACAAATTCTTCATCTTCAAAACTGATGTTTTTTGTCGATTTTAAAAACGAGGTTTTGTCCTCCACCTTAATGGGTACTTCCTTTAACAGGTCGCTGAAATAAATCCAGCTTTCCTGATCATTATAAAAACTAACGGCATTTTCTGCACAAAATTTTTCCAAATCAGCAATATCTTTTTCATTGCCCGATTTATACCATTTTTCCACCTTTTCACGTCCTTTTACCGTTTTATCCAGCTTAACGTACAACACTTTTACGATGTAGTCGGCCAGTTTAAATTCGTCCTGATTTTCCTTGTAGTGCTTTTCAATTTCCTCTTCAGAAACAAGGGTGTCCAGCTTTTGCCTCGCAAATTCTTTTTCGTACTCGTACACCAGCAAGGAACGTTTATAATTTTCCAGACGGGCTTCTACGTTTCTCGTTTCCTCCGGTAAATTCTCTTCGGCCTGGTGGACAATCACCATATCCCTGATCCATCCGTCCACAAATTGTTTTACGAATTCAGTGGAATCTTCAGGATTTAACCCTTCGGGAATTAAGGGCAAAACTTGCTCCAGGGTCAATTGCTTATCATAAACCTCGGCTAAAAGATCTCCATCTCCCCCATTGGGTTTACCTCCCGAACAAGAGGCCAGTGCGATAAGAATAAACCACTTTTTCAAAGCGCTCTTACTTGATGGTATAAAGCACTTCTTTGTTGATTTCTACAGGATATTTCTTCCTCAAGGACTCCAACCAGGTTTTTTCCAAATAGCTCTGATAATCGGAAGTAATAATTCCTTTCGCTTCATTCAGGGCTTTTGGCATTGGCTCAATAATGGCGTTGGTGCGAATGATTACTACCTGACCATTTTCCTGAATGTCGGCAGATAAACCTGCTTTCGCTGGAGTATTTTTCTTCAGTAATTCATTGTCCTCTGCAGATAATTTTCCGCCATCCACTTTAAGATTCAATTGCGATTCTTTATTGTATTTCTCTTTCAATTGATCATTGGTCATTTTCCCTTTTTTCAAATCTTTACGCAAGGCTTTGGCAATGGTTGAATTGGCGCAATAATATACATCTACATCATAGCGCTTTGGCCACATGTAGTTCGATTTGTTCGCTTCATAGAACTGATGCAGACCGGCAGAATCTTTAACGGCTTTGGACCATACTTTCTGATCGGTGAGTTCAAATAATAAAATTCCATCACGGTATTCTTTCATCAGCATTCTGAATTCAGGATACAATTGCTCTAAACGTGCATCTTCATAATTGATCAATTCCTCAGACACCCATTTATCGTATATGTTATTTAGAAACAACACCATGTCTTCTTTCGGAATCTGACGTTGATTTTTTACCAGGTAATTAGTGAAATCAGTTTGCGAATAATTTTTATCAGCAAAAGAGAACATTGCACCTTTCAGTGAAGCTGCTTTTTTACCATCCCAGGTGGCATTAAAAATATTGGTATCAACAACCGTATAAAATGCTTTTAACGCTTTAGGATCATCTTTAAAATTATACTTCGCTTTTAATTTAGCTACGAAAGATTTTTTAGGTAAGTGACTTCTCGAATCGCGCTGAACTTTTTGTTTTAAGTTCGCTTTCATTGCATCAAACGATTCAAGTGGTTTTAATTCCAAACGTTTGATGATATGATAACCATAGGACGTTTGAATCACAGGAGAAATATCACCGTCGTTTTTCAATGCAAAGGCAGCATCTTCAAATTCCTCTACCATTTTACCGGTGCTGAACGGATTTAATTCTCCGCCCTTGCGGTTTGAACTTGGATCTTCAGAAAATTGTTTGGCAAGCGTTGCAAAATCTTCACCCTTGTCTAAACGTCCCTTGATCTCATCCGCTTTTTTACGGGCGTTCTCCTTCATTTCTGGCGTATCTTCAGCTTTGGATCCGATAAGGATGTGAGCAACTTTAATGGTGCCTTGAGCGGGACGACGACCGGTCAATTTAATAACGTGATATCCGAATTTAGTACGTACCGGTTGCGAAACATCACCTACATTCATTTTGTAGCAGGCATTTTCGAAATTGTAAACCATCATAAAAGCAGTAAACCAACCCAAATCACCTTTGTTTCGAACTGCGCTTGGGTCTTCACTTCCGCCTTTACCAGAAGCTACTTTACCAAAGTCTTCACCTTTTACAATGCGTTGACGAAGTTTCATCGCTTTATTGTAGGCAGCAAGTGAATCTTTCGGATCCGCATCCCATTCGCATTTAATGAGAATATGACTTGCTCTCAATTCGGTTTGCATACGATCGTAAGCTTCCTTCACCAATTGATCCGTCATTTCATTATCTACCAGATAAGGACGAGCCAATTGTTTACGGTAGCCGTATAACTCATCTTTAAATTTGCGATTGGTATCCAATCCCAATTCCTCTGCTTCGGTAACCTTCAATTTAAAATTGGTAAACAAAACCATGTATTCATCCAATGATTCTTTGGTGATAACGGTTTCTTTCTGATTCTTTCTGAAAATAGCTTCGAATTCCGATTTGTAAACCGGTTTGCCATTTACTTTCATGATCACAGCATCGGATTGAGCGGCCACGGAAAAAGAAAGGCAAATCGCCGATAGAAATCCTAAAAATTTCATTGTTTTCATGGTGTATAATTATGATGTTTTATTATTAAACAATACTGTAGTTCGGAGCCTCACGGGTGATGGTGATGTTGTGCGGGTGACTCTCGCGGAATCCGGCAGTTGTAATTCGAACAAACTTGCTGGTTTTTTGAAGTGTTGGAATATCTTGTGATCCGCAGTAACCCATACCGGCACGGAGTCCGCCAATAATCTGATAGGTAACTTCCGCAAGACGTCCCTTATACGGAACGCGACCAGAAATTCCTTCCGGAACCAATTTTTTGATATCATCTTCCATATCCTGGAAATAACGGTCTTTTGATCCATGTTGCATGGCTTCAATCGATCCCATTCCGCGGTATGATTTAAATTTTCTTCCTTCATAAATAATTGTTTCACCGGGTGATTCTTCCACACCTGCAAACATAGAGCCAACCATTACGGTTGATGCACCTGCTGCAATGGCTTTCACAATATCGCCTGTATAACGAATACCACCATCAGCGATCAATGGAACATCCGTTCCCTTTAATGCTTCGGCCACCATCATAACGGCAGATAATTGCGGAACACCAACTCCCGCTACTACACGGGTAGTGCAAATGGAACCGGGACCAATTCCCACTTTCACTGCATCTGCACCAGCTTCTGCCAATGCCAATGCTGCTTCGCCGGTAGCAATATTACCAACGATAACCTGCAATTCAGGGTATGTTTGCTTAACTTTTTTTAACGTTTCAATTACACCTTTGGAGTGACCATGCGCTGTATCGATGGTAATGGCGTCGACTCCCGCATTTACCAATGCACCGACACGTTCAAGCGTATCATGCGTTACACCAACAGCAGCCGCCACACGTAAACGTCCAAATTGATCTTTACAGGAATTCGGATGTTCTTTCAGTTTTATAATATCACGGTAGGTGATTAAGCCAACCAATGTGCCCTTTGCATCTACTACAGGTAATTTCTCAATTTTATTTGCCTGAAGAATTCCTTCTGCTTGCGTTAAATCAATTCCTTCATTGGCGGTGATTAAGTCTTTGCCGGTCATTACTTCTGAAACCGGACGATTCATTTGTTTTTCGAAACGCAAATCGCGGTTGGTAACAATGCCGACTAATTTTCTGTTTCCGTCAATCACCGGAATACCACCGATTTTATTTTCCGACATTTGCTTTAATGCATCTGCAACCGTTGCATTTACAGGAAGCGTAACCGGATCCTGAATCATTCCACTTTCAGAACGTTTCACTTTGCGCACTTCATTCGCTTGCGCTTCGATGCTCATGTTTTTATGAATCACCCCTATTCCACCCTGTTGTGCCAATGCAATAGCCAGTTCAGATTCAGTAACCGTATCCATCGCTGCCGCAACTACAGGAAGATTTATTGTTATGTTGCGTGTAAATTTTGAACGAATATCCACATTGCGTGGCATTACTTCAGAATAAGAAGGAACCAACAATACGTCATCGTACGTTAATCCTTCTCCAATAAGCTTTCCGGGGGTGATTGTCATGATGTAGCGAAATTTTTAATTGGGCAAAGATAGCAAAAAAGGCACCTTGTGAGAGGAAAAAAATGAAAATGAAGGAAAGGAAATATTCAATACTCCAGTTCCGGATTTAAGCAAAAATTCTTCCCCGCTTTTTTCTATTTTTGAACACCCAAAAATCAGTAAGTAGTGCGAATTATTACATTAACTAATTCATTTTCAAAAAAATGCATTAGGAAAAAGGAATTTCTCTCTTTTCTCCTGCTTTTTCTTTTTTTATCCGGAACAGCGCAATCATTTGAAAAACATGGGTTCCGGTACAATACACTGGCCGGCCATCAATGGGGATTGTCCTTTCCCGTTTCCGGTTTTTGGGTAATGACCAGCGATTACGATTACGAATCGACTGATGCAAAAAACACCGCCCTCTTCAGTGCAGGAGCAATGCTCACACTAAAAAATGATGCCGACAGAGGAATTGGATTTGGCTTAGGATTGGATTATGCAACCACCGGATATTTCAGAGCCAATGCACTCATCGATCTGGATTTTCTTTTTCATTTTATTGCTCCAATGGGTGATAATTTCTCATTGGGGGAATCGGTTTGTTCTAAATGGAAAATCAGTTCGGTACTGGGAACAGTGGATGGAAAAAAAATCAGGGAATATTATATTTCTGTTAACTTTTTACAAATCCATTTTGGAAAGTTCACGTTTACGATGGGACTAAACAAAGGAATTTTCCGAAAACAGTTTCCTCCCTTTTATGCAGATCAAGGGTTGAATTATGGCTTGACCTACACCTTTAAAACCAAAAGAAGATGAAGCATATTTTCGTTTTATTCCTTTTTTTGGTACTTGAAACCGGCATAAACGCACAGCGAATCAGTTCAGGTTTTACGGCAACCACTCCTCTGGCAGGCAGCATTCATTTTAATCAGAATTATTATAATCCGGTTAATACAGTTCGCATCTATTTTGTGCATGAACCCGGAGCCGATCAATCGAGAATGACCTTCTTTTCTCCAATGGGATTGGGAATGAAATGGTATAAAACATTTGGACTTGGAGTCGGATATCAAATGAAAGCTGAATTCAACCGTTATATTTTGCGATTGGGTTATCAGTTCATTTACAACAGTGCCACGGTGCGATTAAATCATTTTGGTTATTCGGGCGAAGTAGATAACTACAAAGCCTTGTTCAATATGCAAAATCTCCAGCATCGAATTCCGCTTACCTTTTCCATTAATCTAAAAAATCATGCAAGTTCACCCATGATTGTTGTAGGTGCGGAATACGGACAAATCGTTTACATGAAAGAACGTATCGATTGGGATCCGGGTCATTATGACCGCTACTACATCCCATTTATGTACGGCAAATACTACGATAATAATCCATGGATAACTGCCAATATCGGATATGGAAAAAAACATAAAAACATCGAATGGTACTTGCTGTGGAAAACAAGG is a window of Flavobacteriales bacterium DNA encoding:
- the xerD gene encoding site-specific tyrosine recombinase XerD, which gives rise to MNWQVAIRGFQSYLRLEKSLSVNSIDAYENDVRKLQEWTELKGNKLFPDEIRLSDLQEFVAYINELGLSATSQSRILSGIRAFYRYLLLENEIKSDPTELLDMPKTGRKLPDTLSYEEIQKIIDAIDRSLADGERNKAIIEVLYSCGLRVSELTDLRLSNIYFNEGFIRVIGKGDKERLVPIGRLALEQILRYKEQLRDHLKIVKGNEDHVFLNQRGSAISRVYVFTMIKALCLKAGIRKKISPHTFRHSFATHLVENGADLRAVQEMLGHESITTTEIYTHLDRNFLKDTLLSFHPRSGK
- a CDS encoding peptidylprolyl isomerase; translated protein: MLRNKLLFFLVMVISTLKLSAQTQNIDRVIAVVGDHPILYSEVEMQRIQALSQGFNLGPNGKGLILDQLLYERLLIHHAEIDSLEVTEAQIQNELEGRIRFFENQIGGRKKLEEFYGKSVAEIKEEFYPMVKDKLLSQAMERKITENLKVTPQDIREFYKKIPKDSLPLINSQVEFSQITIIPVVTSEEKKRIKEKLEKVRQCIMKGDCSFCVEALDSDDPGSRSRCGEWDFIPRGTFVPQFDAIAFRLKDGEFSEVFETDYGYHFMQLIQRRGDEYKGRHILYVPKVSSMDMRKASAKLDSVYHSIMNKEISFLDAVAKYSDDKDTKQNGGVVSNPVNGDTRFDVTDLDPQLFLTLDRMKEGEISLPVPYTSGDGKQGFRILKLNKRTAPHRANLTDDYQLLQNATQNDKHNKEVEKWVKGKIFGTYIWIAEDFRNYEFQYNWIKTNP
- a CDS encoding DUF2135 domain-containing protein; translation: MPRLLILLIVAFPLSFQLIPEKKEPRIEVAIESKQSKAIDTIVPLTDTLKNYPELKVKDPQSGKKSELRVSTLNVDVKVSGNFATTTFDMLFYNETDRVLEGELIFPLGDGQTISRFALDVNGKLREGVVVEKEKGQQVFESTIRRKVDPGLLEHVQGNSYKARVYPIPAKGNKRLVIAFEQNLNYDGKEWIYLLPMQYPYSIDEFHLKTEVVQQEIEPIPYQNELANMSFKKIRSSYLAEVNEKDYKANQQIGFAIPTDKDRQIYTSTQNNENYFCAILHPNLPEVKRNPVSSTLLVWDVSTSGEKRDHAKEFALLDKYFKHHQNLVVYPVLFAHEIIDKGKSFRIVNGNWNELRLFLSSLSYDGASSMGCLNFQDFKLGNRYSDEALLFSDGLSNFSESNPSLSSYPVSTIITSQNADHGVMKKIALSSGGSCINLMTETVESGLNKMIHSDYRIKSIVSSDKSVYDVAGISTIITENTLIISGKYNGNRTMFTLVFQAGNQAEIPFIVTLNGVNQQSEMDIQRIWSWKKFEDLELLNPENKKENAAFAKENKLVTPYTSLIVLDELEDYVQHRIVPPIELQTEYWKMVESEVKAQNDAKESHMEAVVQMFLQRLEWWNTDFSKQKKETTSTKVVEHEINEESASEGVSMDSISFSQGRLEGISNNVNANNVTVSGTYSIQVTDANGATAFGFSTGDGSDLDIGFKNKQGYSGTTTLDEWNPDMPYLREIKKASEGTLYSTYLKQKAEHGNSPAFYIDVSDYFISLGKKQEALRVLSNVVEIELMNYKFMRILAHRLLQLGYVDYSIALFRKVLEIRPEEPQSYRDLALALERKGEYNEAIALLYHIVENPWDGRFPEIELIALEELNSIAARYPKSNVSKVQEKLRKAMPCDIRVVVTWDTDNCDLDLWVTDPNGELCKYDHSRTAMGGLISRDFTGGYGPEEFLLKKATKGKYKVQINYYGTSEQTLTGPATIQVKMIRSFGTPFEKTTEVTRRLSTAKEVVDIGSFEY
- the aroQ gene encoding type II 3-dehydroquinate dehydratase; its protein translation is MKLLIVNGPNLNLLGQRETSVYGDKSFEEYLPELRSRFTAHEILYFQSNIEGEIINKLHEFGFGQADGIILNAGGYTHTSVAIADAIASISTPVIEVHISNVHAREEFRHHSLLAKNCKGVILGFGLKSYELAIQSFL